A genomic region of Podarcis raffonei isolate rPodRaf1 chromosome 13, rPodRaf1.pri, whole genome shotgun sequence contains the following coding sequences:
- the LOC128398980 gene encoding olfactory receptor 4N2-like, with translation MLQGNHSMVKEFVLLGLSQARGAQLFLFFLFLLFYCLILPGNILIIMTILSDTRLGSPMYFFLANLAFLDICYCSVTPPKMLADFFSSRKAISYKACMAQIFFLHLLGGSEVFLLIAMAIDRYVAICHPLHYATIVSRPVCSAMVVGSWCLGFVHSIIQVLLIVPLPFCGPNELDNFFCDITQVVKLACADTYALEFFMFVNSGVSTIICFILLLISYVILLFKVRTGSVEGKNKATSTCITHIIIVIVMFGPAIYIYGHPFREFSFDKVVAVFHTVVFPLMNPIIYTLRNKEIKHAIRRLLSRNGPLV, from the coding sequence ATGCTGCAAGGGAATCATTCCATGGTGAAAGAGTTCGTTCTGCTGGGTCTCTCCCAGGCACGAGGGGCCCAGCTCTTcctgttcttcctcttccttctcttctacTGTCTGATCCTGCCAGGAAACATCCTCATCATCATGACCATCCTCAGCGACACCCGATTGGGGTCCCCCATGTACTTCTTCTTGGCCAACCTGGCATTTCTGGACATCTGCTACTGCTCCGTCACCCCTCCCAAGATGCTTGCCGATTTCTTCTCCAGCCGCAAGGCCATCTCCTACAAGGCTTGCATGGCCCAGATCTTCTTCCTCCACTTGCTGGGAGGGTCAGAGGTCTTCCTTCTCATTGCCATGGCCATTGACCGCTATGTGGCCATTTGCCACCCATTGCATTATGCCACCATAGTAAGCAGGCCAGTCTGCAGTGCCATGGTGGTGGGATCCTGGTGCCTAGGTTTTGTCCACTCCATCATCCAAGTTCTCCTCATTGTCCCACTCCCTTTCTGTGGCCCCAATGAACTGGACAACTTCTTCTGTGACATCACTCAGGTCGTCAAGTTGGCTTGCGCAGACACCTATGCCCTGGAGTTCTTCATGTTTGTCAACAGTGGTGTCTCCACCATCATTTGTTtcattctcctcctcatctcctaTGTGATCCTGCTGTTCAAGGTGAGAACGGGTTCTGTCGAGGGGAAGAACAAAGCTACTTCCACATGCATCACCCACATCATCATTGTTATTGTCATGTTTGGTCCCGCCATCTACATCTACGGTCACCCTTTCCGGGAGTTTTCTTTTGACAAGGTGGTGGCTGTTTTCCACACTGTGGTCTTCCCCTTGATGAACCCCATCATCTACACGCTGAGGAACAAGGAGATTAAGCATGCCATAAGGAGACTGTTAAGCAGAAATGGCCCTCTGGTTTGA